From a single Streptomyces liliifuscus genomic region:
- a CDS encoding 1-acyl-sn-glycerol-3-phosphate acyltransferase: protein MKFSIGGPLKLAFRPWVEGLENIPADGPAILASNHLSFSDSFFLPAVLDRKVTFIAKAEYFTTPGVKGRMTAAFFKGVGQLPVDRSGGRGAGEAAIKSGVDVIERGELFGIYPEGTRSPDGRLYRGKPGGLARVALATGAPVIPVAMIDTEKIQPPGKVMPKLMRPGIRIGRPLDFSRYNGMEHDRFVLRAVTDEVMYEIMKLSGQEYVDIYATAAKRQIADEAKAQKQAHKEAQKEAEQAQKEAAQAEKQAEKQTEKDEKERSDS from the coding sequence ATGAAGTTTTCCATCGGAGGGCCCCTGAAGCTCGCTTTCAGGCCCTGGGTGGAAGGCCTCGAGAATATTCCCGCCGACGGCCCGGCCATCCTGGCGAGCAATCACCTGTCGTTCTCGGACTCGTTCTTCCTGCCCGCGGTCCTGGACCGCAAGGTGACGTTCATCGCGAAGGCCGAGTACTTCACGACACCCGGCGTCAAGGGCCGGATGACGGCCGCCTTCTTCAAGGGCGTCGGCCAGCTGCCGGTGGACCGCTCCGGAGGACGTGGCGCGGGCGAGGCGGCGATCAAGAGCGGCGTGGACGTCATCGAGCGCGGCGAGCTGTTCGGCATCTATCCCGAGGGCACGCGGTCGCCCGACGGCCGCCTCTACCGGGGCAAGCCCGGCGGCCTCGCGCGCGTGGCGCTCGCCACCGGCGCTCCCGTCATCCCGGTCGCCATGATCGACACCGAGAAGATCCAGCCGCCGGGGAAGGTGATGCCCAAGCTGATGCGCCCGGGCATCCGCATCGGCAGGCCGCTGGACTTCAGCCGGTACAACGGCATGGAGCACGACCGGTTCGTCCTGCGCGCCGTGACCGACGAGGTCATGTACGAGATCATGAAGCTCTCCGGGCAGGAATACGTCGACATCTACGCGACCGCCGCCAAACGGCAGATCGCGGACGAGGCGAAGGCGCAGAAACAGGCGCACAAGGAAGCCCAGAAGGAAGCCGAGCAAGCGCAGAAGGAAGCCGCACAGGCGGAGAAGCAGGCGGAGAAACAGACCGAGAAGGACGAGAAGGAACGGTCCGACTCCTAG
- the macS gene encoding MacS family sensor histidine kinase — translation MAKRERVMRMSVEQPLWRALTGYRVLTMFYAIGLFATHYGSFVRPEVAIGYYLVLIAWTFGTLPRVANAASCTKRFLAVDLTIALTGILLTPVADAHDRIVAGGPTLPSIWTAGSVLAFAIKGGWRWAAFASALVGVANVVQRGALSQDTLHNVLLVWVASIAIGYVVEVARASERTLARALEIEAATRERERLARDIHDGVLQVLAMVQRRGATLGGEAAELGRLAGEQEVALRTLVSGGLVPVSRVSEDEAEGALVRAVDEPDPDDGSPCDLRSLLAPYATAKVTFSAPGTPVPLDPAAAKELAAAVGAALDNVHRHVGADARAWILVEDEPDEVIVTVRDDGPGIPEGRLAQAEGEGRLGVALSIRGRLREIGGTAELISVPGQGTEVELKVPKADVTNVKDPKGPRGKAEQR, via the coding sequence ATGGCCAAGCGCGAGAGAGTCATGAGGATGTCGGTCGAGCAGCCCCTGTGGCGTGCGCTGACCGGGTACCGGGTCCTGACGATGTTCTACGCGATCGGCCTCTTCGCCACCCACTACGGCAGCTTCGTCCGTCCCGAAGTGGCCATCGGCTACTACCTGGTGCTCATCGCCTGGACCTTCGGGACCCTGCCCAGGGTGGCCAACGCGGCCAGCTGCACCAAGCGCTTCCTCGCCGTCGACCTGACGATCGCGCTCACCGGCATCCTGCTCACGCCGGTCGCGGACGCCCACGACCGGATCGTGGCCGGCGGCCCGACCCTCCCGTCGATATGGACCGCGGGTTCCGTGCTGGCGTTCGCGATCAAGGGCGGCTGGCGCTGGGCGGCCTTCGCCTCGGCGCTCGTCGGCGTCGCCAACGTCGTCCAGCGCGGCGCGCTCAGCCAGGACACCCTCCACAACGTGCTGCTCGTCTGGGTCGCCTCCATCGCCATCGGATACGTCGTCGAGGTGGCCCGCGCCTCCGAGCGCACCCTCGCCCGCGCCCTGGAGATCGAGGCCGCGACGCGCGAGCGGGAGCGGCTCGCCCGCGACATCCACGACGGCGTCCTGCAGGTGCTGGCCATGGTGCAGCGGCGCGGTGCCACGCTCGGCGGAGAGGCCGCGGAACTGGGCCGCCTCGCGGGCGAACAGGAGGTCGCGCTGCGCACACTGGTCTCGGGCGGGCTCGTACCGGTCTCACGCGTGTCCGAGGACGAGGCCGAGGGCGCCCTGGTGCGCGCGGTGGACGAGCCGGACCCGGACGACGGAAGCCCCTGCGACCTGCGCTCGCTGCTCGCCCCGTACGCCACCGCGAAGGTGACCTTCTCCGCGCCGGGCACCCCGGTGCCGCTCGACCCGGCCGCCGCGAAGGAGCTGGCCGCCGCCGTCGGTGCCGCCCTGGACAACGTCCACCGGCACGTGGGCGCGGACGCCCGCGCGTGGATCCTGGTCGAGGACGAGCCGGACGAGGTGATCGTGACCGTACGGGACGACGGTCCCGGCATCCCCGAGGGCAGGCTCGCCCAGGCCGAGGGGGAGGGCCGCCTCGGCGTGGCCCTCTCGATCCGCGGACGGCTGCGCGAGATCGGGGGCACGGCCGAGCTGATCTCGGTGCCTGGCCAGGGCACCGAGGTCGAACTGAAGGTCCCGAAGGCGGACGTGACGAACGTGAAGGACCCGAAGGGTCCACGGGGGAAGGCGGAGCAGCGATGA
- a CDS encoding response regulator, giving the protein MSDGQGGPIRVMVVDDHPMWRDAVARDLAESGFDVVATAGDGEQAVRRAQAAAPDVLVLDLNLPAKPGVQVCKELVGVNPALRVLVLSASGEHADVLEAVKSGATGYLLKSASTDEVIDAVRRTAVGDPVFTPGLAGLVLGEYRRLASDPGPATGGDEPKAPQLTDRETEVLRLVAKGLSYKQIAERLVISHRTVQNHVQNTLGKLQLHNRVELVRYAIERGLDDA; this is encoded by the coding sequence ATGAGTGACGGACAGGGCGGCCCGATCAGGGTCATGGTGGTGGACGACCACCCCATGTGGCGCGACGCGGTCGCGCGCGACCTGGCCGAGTCGGGGTTCGACGTGGTCGCCACGGCGGGCGACGGCGAGCAGGCGGTGCGCCGTGCGCAGGCCGCCGCCCCCGATGTCCTCGTCCTGGACCTGAACCTGCCGGCCAAGCCCGGGGTGCAGGTCTGCAAGGAGCTGGTCGGGGTCAATCCCGCCCTGCGTGTCCTGGTCCTCTCCGCGAGCGGCGAGCACGCGGACGTACTGGAGGCGGTCAAGTCGGGGGCCACCGGCTATCTGCTCAAGTCGGCGTCCACGGACGAAGTGATCGACGCGGTGCGCCGCACGGCCGTCGGCGACCCCGTCTTCACGCCCGGGCTCGCGGGCCTGGTCCTCGGCGAGTACCGCAGACTCGCGTCCGACCCCGGGCCCGCCACGGGCGGCGACGAGCCCAAGGCGCCGCAGCTCACCGACCGTGAGACCGAGGTGCTCCGGCTGGTCGCCAAGGGCCTGAGCTACAAGCAGATCGCCGAGCGCCTGGTGATCTCCCACCGCACGGTCCAGAACCATGTGCAGAACACCCTGGGCAAGCTCCAGCTCCACAACCGTGTGGAGCTGGTGCGCTATGCCATAGAGCGGGGCCTCGACGACGCGTAA